A single region of the Lysinibacillus sp. B2A1 genome encodes:
- a CDS encoding serine hydrolase, translated as MERAIQRVLDEAPYNVHVFVKDANTNHYFIQEKFQAVFSSASLIKVPILLGVLHYLEGNNQDIHQEIEVAPKEWVDYSVISEQRIEQSTIYELLVWMIITSDNTATNVLIDFIGIDVFNHYFSQIGLHQTKLQRKMMDFEKLERGIDNLTSANDMAHLFSRIYQQDLLSTKFSKLTIDILSRQRVHESLKRYLIDDVKMAHKTGGLETVDHDVGIVYNGSNDYLIGVFITDVINNEYAKQLIGRISKIVYEHFVKRRE; from the coding sequence TATTCAAAGAGTGCTAGATGAAGCTCCTTATAATGTACATGTATTTGTCAAAGACGCGAATACAAATCACTATTTCATACAGGAAAAGTTTCAGGCGGTTTTTTCCAGTGCTAGTTTGATTAAAGTACCTATTCTACTTGGAGTGCTGCATTATTTAGAGGGCAACAATCAAGACATCCATCAAGAGATTGAGGTAGCACCAAAAGAATGGGTTGACTATAGTGTGATCAGTGAACAGCGCATTGAACAAAGTACTATCTATGAGTTATTGGTGTGGATGATTATTACCAGTGATAATACAGCCACCAATGTCCTAATAGATTTTATTGGAATAGATGTTTTTAACCATTATTTTAGTCAAATTGGCCTTCATCAAACCAAATTACAAAGGAAGATGATGGATTTCGAAAAGTTAGAAAGAGGAATTGACAATCTCACTTCAGCAAATGATATGGCCCATCTTTTTTCACGTATCTACCAACAAGACCTTTTATCTACAAAATTTAGTAAGTTAACAATTGATATTCTAAGTCGCCAGCGTGTCCATGAATCACTAAAACGTTATCTAATAGATGATGTGAAAATGGCTCATAAAACAGGTGGTCTTGAAACAGTCGATCATGATGTTGGGATTGTTTATAATGGCTCAAATGATTATCTAATAGGTGTTTTTATAACTGATGTAATAAACAATGAGTATGCAAAGCAGCTTATCGGTCGAATATCAAAAATTGTGTATGAGCATTTTGTGAAGCGAAGGGAGTGA